The following coding sequences lie in one Zingiber officinale cultivar Zhangliang chromosome 2B, Zo_v1.1, whole genome shotgun sequence genomic window:
- the LOC122046493 gene encoding cytochrome P450 71A1-like isoform X1, whose protein sequence is MLNTCTMLFQFFHPSHLLLLLPFLLLLVHFLRRTQSRKSPTHLLPPSPPTLPLIGNLHQLSGSLPHRILQELSAKYGPVMLLHLGSVPTVIVSSPPAAEEVLKSRDVAFASRPHTTVTHRLFYSNQDLVFSKYGEQWRQLRRIATVHLLSHTRVLSFSPARQAEVALLVADIRSAAAASRPVNVSDVIIEFTSNFICRVALGRTYSEEKGKGSKVNKLFEEITALLVAFPLRDHIPWLGWLDRLNGFDYKVKKVALEFDTFIEQVIQEHIKMRNSNERTHNNEDLVDILLSLGDVDSSVSLSQENIKGLIFDMFGAGTDTTFATIEWVMTELIRQPNAMRRVQEEIRGVVGAEAKEEIIREEKLEEMKYLRAVIMEALRLHPIVPLLLPREASVDTQLQGYHIPKGTRVLVNAWALGRDPKLWDKADQFCPERFLNTSAFDFKGKDFRYLPFGAGRRGCAGIGMAEVTLELVLATLLLHFDWELPDGMRAEELDADEGHGIVIHRKSKLVLVAKPRRH, encoded by the exons ATGCTTAATACTTGCACTATGCTGTTCCAGTTCTTTCACCCTTCTCATCTTCTCCTCCTCCtgcccttcctcctcctcctcgtccaCTTCCTCCGCCGGACACAATCCAGGAAGTCACCCACCCATCTCCTACCCCCATCTCCACCCACCCTACCGCTCATTGGCAACCTCCACCAGCTCTCAGGCTCCCTCCCCCACCGCATCCTCCAAGAACTCTCCGCCAAGTACGGTCCCGTCATGCTCCTCCACCTCGGCAGTGTCCCCACCGTCATCGTCTCCTCGCCGCCCGCCGCTGAAGAGGTGTTGAAGTCCCGCGACGTCGCCTTCGCCAGCCGCCCCCACACCACCGTGACCCACCGCCTTTTCTACAGCAACCAGGACCTGGTCTTCAGCAAGTACGGCGAGCAGTGGCGCCAACTCCGCCGCATCGCCACCGTCCACCTACTCAGCCACACACGGGTTCTCTCCTTTAGCCCGGCTAGGCAAGCAGAGGTCGCCCTTCTTGTCGCCGACATccgctccgccgccgccgcctcccgcCCGGTCAACGTTAGCGACGTCATCATCGAGTTCACCAGCAACTTTATCTGCAGAGTGGCGTTAGGGCGGACGTACAGCGAGGAAAAGGGCAAAGGGAGCAAAGTGAACAAGCTATTTGAGGAGATCACAGCGCTGTTGGTCGCGTTCCCGTTGCGAGACCACATTCCATGGCTGGGTTGGCTCGATCGACTCAACGGATTCGATTACAAGGTCAAAAAGGTCGCTCTCGAGTTCGACACCTTCATCGAGCAAGTCATTCAAGAGCACATTAAGATGAGAAATAGCAACGAACGCACTCATAACAATGAAGATTTGGTTGATATTTTGCTTTCTCTGGGGGATGTCGATAGCTCAGTTTCTCTCAGCCAAGAGAACATTAAGGGCCTCATCTTC GACATGTTTGGTGCAGGCACAGATACAACATTCGCGACCATAGAATGGGTCATGACGGAGCTCATACGCCAGCCAAATGCGATGCGTAGAGTGCAAGAGGAGATTCGAGGAGTCGTCGGAGCtgaagccaaagaagagataatTAGGGAGGAGAAATTGGAAGAGATGAAGTATCTGAGGGCAGTGATCATGGAGGCTCTGAGGCTGCACCCTATTGTACCATTACTGCTTCCGCGAGAGGCGTCGGTGGATACGCAGCTGCAGGGCTATCACATTCCCAAGGGCACCAGAGTGTTGGTCAATGCATGGGCCTTAGGTAGGGATCCCAAGCTGTGGGATAAGGCTGACCAGTTTTGTCCAGAGAGGTTCTTGAACACTAGTGCTTTTGATTTCAAGGGAAAAGACTTCCGGTACTTGCCGTTCGGCGCTGGCCGGAGAGGGTGCGCTGGCATTGGAATGGCTGAGGTCACCCTGGAGCTTGTCTTGGCCACCTTACTGCTTCATTTCGACTGGGAGTTGCCTGATGGGATGAGAGCAGAGGAGCTGGATGCGGATGAAGGGCATGGAATTGTGATTCACAGGAAATCCAAACTTGTTCTTGTGGCAAAGCCCCGTCGACACTAG